A part of Streptomyces sp. NBC_01497 genomic DNA contains:
- a CDS encoding SseB family protein, with protein sequence MYGYEQTPGAQQQYAQPSHQQQQPMGGGYGEQPLYPEPSPPSLADAVKAFTTGVLSAEDFQQIFSTSKVYCPRGEGPGFLALHNTQQPVIPMFTTLKELRRYAGKDSKYFVITGSEVIDLLPTGYGFVLDMEGEHRMVFDAKAVEQMVDYAMRRMYG encoded by the coding sequence ATGTACGGCTACGAGCAGACGCCTGGCGCCCAGCAGCAGTACGCCCAGCCCAGCCATCAGCAGCAGCAGCCGATGGGCGGAGGCTACGGCGAGCAGCCGCTGTACCCGGAGCCGTCCCCTCCGTCGCTGGCCGACGCCGTGAAGGCGTTCACCACGGGCGTGCTGTCCGCCGAGGACTTCCAGCAGATCTTCTCCACGTCGAAGGTCTACTGCCCGCGCGGCGAGGGACCCGGCTTCCTGGCCCTGCACAACACGCAGCAGCCGGTCATCCCCATGTTCACCACGCTCAAGGAGCTGCGCCGCTACGCGGGCAAGGACTCCAAGTACTTCGTGATCACCGGCTCCGAGGTGATCGACCTGCTGCCCACCGGGTACGGCTTCGTCCTGGACATGGAGGGCGAGCACCGGATGGTCTTCGACGCGAAGGCCGTCGAGCAGATGGTCGACTACGCGATGCGCCGCATGTACGGCTGA
- a CDS encoding glycoside hydrolase family 78 protein: MASIVLDAPRAEHHPADRIGIGERRPRLSWTVREAPHGWVQGAYEVQVTEEARGGALPLFESGRIEGGDSLLVPWPAPPLRARQRCAVRVRVWGRGDGAHDGGPSPWSPSLTVEAGLLAPADWTAVMVGPDGERDPGAWERADLLRGAFELPAPPAYARLYVTARGVYEVELNGARVGDEVLAPGWTSYRRRLRYRTHDVTALLHAGSNVLGAHLADGWFRGRIGYGGGTRDIYGERTGLLAQLEVVCGNGTTVRFGTGPGWRTAPGPVMRASLYDGEHHDARRERRGWSEPGYEEAARDAGPGAWRRVRVATDFDPRTLRAPTGPPVRHTRDIAPVSVTTSPSGRTVLDFGQNLVGRLRLRLHGDPAARGSEVTVRHAEVLQDGELCTRPLRDAQATDRYVRAGRHEEVWEPRFTFHGFRYAEIAGGPEQLDPADVTARVIGSDLRRTGWFACSDDDVNRLHENVLWSMRGNFVDVPTDCPQRDERLGWTGDIQVFTPTAAFLHDCSGMLASWLADLAADQYADGTVPLIVPEIPTPEWLPAWPMAVWGDAAVLMPWELYRAYGDEGLLRDRYGSARAWVDRVLSGGTDGSTGRQLGDWLDPAAPPDDPWAARTDAGLVAAAYAVRSTQVLARIAAVLGESGDAERYRAAAAGARERFVATYVTGDGRLTSDSQTAYALALVFGLLPPALVAGAGRRLAELVAADGHHIGTGFAGTPVICEALTRAGALDDAYRLLLQRGCPSWLYPVTRGATTIWERWDSLLPDGTVNPGEMTSFNHYALGAVADWLHTRVAGLSPAAPGWRRVRIAPCPGGGLTWARARHETPYGTAEVSWRIDGGRRLETEFTIPIGTTAEVDLPGLDPYEVGPGRHRAGVDLPAPSGR, encoded by the coding sequence GTGGCATCGATCGTTCTTGACGCCCCGCGCGCGGAGCACCATCCGGCGGACCGGATCGGGATCGGGGAGCGGCGGCCCCGGCTGTCGTGGACCGTCCGCGAGGCCCCGCACGGCTGGGTGCAGGGCGCGTACGAGGTGCAGGTCACGGAGGAGGCACGGGGCGGCGCGCTGCCCCTGTTCGAGAGCGGCCGGATCGAGGGCGGCGACTCGCTGCTGGTGCCGTGGCCTGCGCCACCGCTGCGGGCGCGGCAGCGGTGCGCGGTGCGGGTACGGGTGTGGGGGCGGGGCGACGGGGCGCACGACGGAGGCCCTTCGCCGTGGAGCCCGTCGCTGACCGTGGAGGCCGGGCTGCTGGCCCCGGCCGACTGGACGGCGGTGATGGTCGGCCCCGACGGGGAGCGCGACCCCGGGGCGTGGGAGCGGGCCGACCTGCTGCGCGGTGCGTTCGAGCTGCCCGCGCCGCCCGCGTACGCCCGCCTGTATGTGACGGCGCGTGGCGTCTACGAGGTGGAGCTGAACGGCGCCCGGGTCGGCGACGAGGTGCTGGCCCCCGGCTGGACCAGCTACCGCCGCCGCCTGCGGTACCGGACACACGACGTGACGGCTCTGCTGCACGCGGGCTCCAACGTGCTCGGCGCGCACCTCGCCGACGGCTGGTTCCGGGGCCGCATCGGCTACGGCGGCGGCACCCGCGACATCTACGGCGAGCGCACCGGCCTGCTCGCGCAGCTGGAGGTGGTCTGCGGGAACGGCACGACCGTCCGCTTCGGCACCGGACCCGGCTGGCGGACCGCGCCGGGCCCGGTCATGCGGGCGAGCCTGTACGACGGTGAGCACCACGACGCCCGCAGGGAGCGGCGCGGCTGGTCGGAGCCCGGCTACGAGGAGGCGGCGCGGGACGCGGGACCGGGGGCCTGGCGTCGCGTGCGGGTCGCGACGGACTTCGACCCGAGGACTTTGCGCGCGCCCACGGGACCGCCCGTGCGGCACACACGGGACATCGCGCCGGTCTCCGTCACGACCTCGCCGTCCGGGCGGACGGTCCTCGACTTCGGGCAGAACCTCGTCGGCCGGCTGCGGCTGCGGCTGCACGGCGACCCGGCCGCGCGCGGCAGCGAGGTGACCGTACGGCACGCGGAGGTGCTCCAGGACGGCGAACTGTGCACCCGGCCGCTGCGGGACGCACAGGCCACCGACCGCTATGTGCGGGCCGGGCGGCACGAGGAGGTGTGGGAACCCCGGTTCACCTTCCACGGCTTCCGCTACGCGGAGATCGCCGGCGGCCCCGAGCAGCTCGACCCGGCGGATGTGACGGCCCGGGTGATCGGCAGCGACCTGCGGCGCACGGGCTGGTTCGCGTGCTCCGACGACGACGTCAACCGGCTGCACGAGAACGTGCTCTGGAGCATGCGCGGCAACTTCGTCGACGTGCCGACGGACTGCCCCCAGCGCGATGAGCGCCTCGGCTGGACGGGCGACATCCAGGTCTTCACGCCGACCGCCGCGTTCCTCCACGACTGCTCCGGCATGCTCGCGTCCTGGCTGGCGGACCTGGCGGCCGACCAGTACGCGGACGGCACGGTGCCGCTGATCGTGCCGGAGATCCCCACCCCCGAGTGGCTGCCGGCCTGGCCGATGGCGGTGTGGGGCGACGCGGCCGTGCTGATGCCATGGGAGCTGTACCGGGCCTACGGCGACGAGGGACTGCTGCGCGACCGGTACGGCAGCGCGCGGGCCTGGGTCGACCGGGTCCTTTCCGGCGGTACGGACGGTTCGACCGGCCGCCAGCTCGGCGACTGGCTCGACCCGGCGGCGCCGCCGGACGACCCGTGGGCGGCGCGCACCGACGCCGGGCTGGTCGCGGCGGCGTACGCGGTCCGCTCGACGCAGGTGCTGGCGCGGATCGCGGCCGTCCTCGGCGAGAGCGGCGACGCGGAGCGCTACCGGGCGGCGGCGGCCGGGGCGCGGGAGCGCTTCGTGGCCACGTACGTCACCGGCGACGGGCGGCTGACCAGCGACAGCCAGACGGCGTACGCGCTGGCCCTGGTCTTCGGCCTGCTGCCGCCCGCCCTGGTGGCAGGGGCGGGCCGGCGGCTCGCGGAGCTCGTCGCGGCGGACGGCCACCACATCGGCACGGGCTTCGCGGGCACGCCGGTGATCTGCGAGGCGCTGACGCGTGCGGGCGCGCTGGACGACGCGTACCGGTTGCTGCTGCAGCGCGGGTGCCCGTCCTGGCTCTACCCGGTGACGCGGGGGGCCACGACGATCTGGGAGCGGTGGGACAGCCTGCTGCCGGACGGCACGGTCAACCCGGGCGAGATGACGTCGTTCAACCACTACGCGCTCGGCGCCGTCGCCGACTGGCTGCACACGCGGGTCGCGGGGCTGTCGCCGGCGGCGCCCGGCTGGCGGCGGGTGCGGATCGCGCCCTGTCCCGGCGGCGGCCTGACCTGGGCACGGGCCCGGCACGAGACGCCCTACGGGACGGCGGAGGTGAGCTGGCGGATCGACGGGGGGCGCCGCCTGGAGACGGAGTTCACCATCCCGATCGGCACCACGGCGGAGGTCGACCTGCCGGGCCTCGACCCGTACGAGGTGGGCCCGGGCAGGCACCGTGCGGGGGTGGACCTGCCGGCGCCATCGGGCAGGTGA
- a CDS encoding pirin family protein, with translation MPAVTVENPLTLPRVAAPAEAAARPVLAVTTAPSGFEGEGFPVRRAFAGINYQYLDPFIMMDQMGEVDYAPGEPKGTPWHPHRGFETVTYIIDGVFDHQDSQGGGGTITNGDTQWMTAGSGLLHIEAPPESLVVSGGLFHGLQLWVNLPASDKMMNPRYQDIRGGQVQLLSTPDGGALLRVIAGELDGHEGPGVTHTPITMIHASVRPGAEITLPWREDFNGLAYVLAGRGSVGTDRRPVHTGQTAVFGAGGSLTVRADESQDANTPDLEVVLLGGRPIREPMAHYGPFVMNTQAELRQAFDDFQAGRLGTAPATLPHT, from the coding sequence ATGCCTGCTGTGACCGTGGAAAACCCGCTGACCCTGCCGCGCGTGGCCGCTCCCGCCGAAGCCGCCGCCCGTCCCGTGCTCGCCGTCACCACGGCGCCCAGCGGCTTCGAGGGCGAGGGCTTCCCGGTGCGCCGGGCCTTCGCGGGGATCAACTACCAGTACCTCGACCCGTTCATCATGATGGACCAGATGGGCGAGGTGGACTACGCGCCGGGAGAGCCGAAGGGCACCCCGTGGCACCCCCACCGCGGCTTCGAGACCGTCACCTACATCATCGACGGCGTCTTCGACCACCAGGACAGCCAGGGCGGCGGCGGCACCATCACCAACGGCGACACCCAGTGGATGACGGCGGGCTCCGGCCTGCTGCACATCGAGGCGCCGCCGGAGTCGCTGGTCGTCTCGGGCGGCCTCTTCCACGGCCTCCAGCTCTGGGTGAACCTCCCGGCGTCGGACAAGATGATGAACCCCCGCTACCAGGACATCCGCGGCGGCCAGGTCCAGCTGCTCAGCACGCCCGACGGCGGCGCGCTGCTCCGCGTCATCGCCGGCGAGCTGGACGGCCACGAGGGCCCCGGCGTCACGCACACGCCGATCACCATGATCCACGCGTCGGTCAGGCCCGGCGCCGAGATCACACTGCCGTGGCGCGAGGACTTCAACGGCCTGGCGTACGTGCTCGCGGGCCGCGGCTCGGTCGGTACGGACCGCCGTCCCGTGCACACGGGTCAGACGGCCGTGTTCGGCGCGGGCGGCTCGCTGACCGTGCGCGCGGACGAGAGTCAGGACGCGAACACCCCGGACCTGGAGGTCGTGCTCCTCGGTGGCCGCCCCATCCGGGAGCCGATGGCGCACTACGGCCCGTTCGTGATGAACACCCAGGCCGAACTCCGCCAGGCGTTCGACGACTTCCAGGCGGGCCGCCTGGGCACCGCCCCGGCCACGCTCCCGCACACCTGA
- a CDS encoding MFS transporter gives MTTAAHDAPREVTQASSATRRFLRRLTIATGGGMFIDGFVFASVAAALAGTAMARDIGVTSTWNSLISSSTLIGTFFGGLCLGYLTDKLGRRPMFTIDLSVFLACAVLMFFVTAAWQVFALGLIMGLAVGADYSIGSPLLAEFAPTKKRGNYLGILEILWNVGYVVAYLIGYVVNTNWPGAWHYTLAASAIPAVACLMIRHGLPESPRWLISKGRQEEAARIVEEDLGVSMDTEDWRSERAEETRYRDLFSPDYLRRTVFTCVFWICIVLPYFALTFFQPTVLRAIGLGGSALAGALIGTIIALIGAATGWWLVDRVGRRTILVWPMFVCALMLFVVALDAVLPVWLATVCFFGYLFSYGIMSILPGIYPDELFPTSIRTSGVGLSSAASRIGAAMGTFLLPLSLDHLGLSWSMVFMGAVSLIGGVTSLMWAPETNNLLLTQTGHRNADGGKGWFVKEALVAPR, from the coding sequence ATGACGACAGCAGCACACGACGCCCCCCGTGAGGTGACGCAGGCGAGTTCCGCGACCCGGCGCTTCCTGCGGCGCCTGACCATCGCCACCGGCGGCGGGATGTTCATCGACGGGTTCGTCTTCGCCTCCGTCGCCGCCGCGCTCGCCGGTACGGCGATGGCCCGCGACATCGGCGTCACGTCCACCTGGAACTCGCTGATCTCGTCCTCGACGCTGATCGGCACGTTCTTCGGCGGGCTCTGCCTCGGCTACCTGACCGACAAGCTCGGCCGCCGCCCCATGTTCACGATCGACCTGTCGGTCTTCCTGGCGTGCGCCGTGCTGATGTTCTTCGTGACGGCCGCCTGGCAGGTGTTCGCGCTCGGGCTGATCATGGGTCTCGCCGTCGGCGCCGACTACTCCATCGGCTCACCGCTGCTCGCCGAGTTCGCGCCCACCAAGAAACGCGGCAACTACCTCGGGATCCTCGAAATCCTGTGGAACGTCGGCTATGTCGTCGCCTACCTCATCGGGTACGTCGTCAACACCAACTGGCCGGGCGCCTGGCACTACACGCTCGCCGCGAGCGCCATCCCCGCCGTGGCGTGCCTGATGATCCGGCACGGTCTGCCCGAGTCGCCGCGCTGGCTGATCTCCAAGGGCCGCCAGGAGGAGGCCGCGCGGATCGTCGAGGAGGATCTCGGTGTCTCGATGGACACCGAGGACTGGCGCTCCGAGCGCGCGGAGGAGACCCGTTACCGGGATCTGTTCTCCCCCGACTACCTCCGGCGTACGGTCTTCACCTGCGTCTTCTGGATCTGCATCGTCCTGCCGTACTTCGCGCTGACCTTCTTCCAGCCGACCGTCCTCAGGGCGATCGGCCTCGGTGGCTCCGCGCTCGCGGGCGCCCTGATCGGCACGATCATCGCGCTGATCGGTGCGGCGACCGGCTGGTGGCTGGTGGACCGCGTGGGCAGGCGCACGATCCTCGTCTGGCCGATGTTCGTCTGCGCGCTGATGCTGTTCGTCGTCGCGCTGGACGCGGTGCTGCCGGTGTGGCTGGCGACCGTCTGCTTCTTCGGCTACCTGTTCAGCTACGGGATCATGAGCATCCTGCCGGGCATCTACCCGGACGAGCTCTTCCCGACGTCGATCCGCACCTCCGGCGTCGGCCTGTCGTCGGCGGCCAGCAGGATCGGCGCGGCGATGGGCACGTTCCTGCTGCCGCTCTCCCTGGACCACCTGGGACTGAGCTGGTCGATGGTGTTCATGGGGGCCGTGTCGCTGATCGGCGGCGTGACCTCGCTGATGTGGGCGCCGGAGACCAACAACCTGCTGCTGACGCAGACCGGCCACCGGAACGCGGACGGCGGCAAGGGCTGGTTCGTCAAGGAGGCGCTGGTGGCGCCGAGGTAG
- the aspS gene encoding aspartate--tRNA ligase, producing MHRYRSHTCGELRASDVGTDVRLSGWLHNRRDLGGILFIDLRDHYGLVQLVARPGTPAVEALSHLTKETVVRIDGTVSARGADNVNPELPTGEIEIEVSAVEVLGAAAPLPFTINTDDGVGEERRLEYRFLDLRRERMHRNIMLRTAVISAIRHKMTTLGFNEMATPILTATSPEGARDFVVPSRLNPGKFYALPQAPQQFKQLLMVSGFDRYFQIAPCFRDEDARADRSPGEFYQLDLEMSFVEQEDVFGPVEKLMTELFTEFGQGREVTSPFPRIPFRESMRKYGSDKPDLRAQLELHDISDVFEHSEFKAFAGKHVRALPVPDTAGQSRKFFDQLGDYAVEQGAKGLAWVRVGDDGALSGPIAKFLTEENVKVLTERLSLAPGHAVFFGAGAYDEVSKIMGAVRVEAAKRSGHFEDGVFRFCWIVDFPMYEKDEESGRIDFSHNPFSMPQGGLEALETMDPLDILAWQYDIVCNGIELSSGAIRNHEPEVMIKAFGIAGYERGDVERDFAGMLRALRFGAPPHGGIAPGIDRMVMLLADEPNIRETIAFPLSQNAQDLLMGAPSELPEARLRELHISLRKPQGK from the coding sequence ATGCATCGGTACAGGTCCCACACCTGCGGCGAGCTCCGCGCCTCTGACGTCGGCACCGACGTCCGGCTGAGCGGCTGGCTGCACAATCGCCGAGACCTGGGCGGCATCCTCTTCATCGATCTGCGCGACCACTACGGTCTCGTGCAGCTGGTGGCCCGGCCGGGTACGCCCGCCGTGGAGGCGCTGTCGCACCTGACCAAGGAGACCGTCGTACGGATCGACGGCACGGTCTCCGCCCGCGGCGCGGACAACGTCAACCCCGAACTGCCGACCGGCGAGATCGAGATCGAGGTCTCCGCGGTCGAGGTGCTCGGCGCGGCGGCCCCGCTGCCGTTCACCATCAACACCGACGACGGTGTGGGTGAGGAGCGGCGCCTGGAGTACCGCTTCCTCGACCTGCGCCGCGAGCGCATGCACCGCAACATCATGCTGCGCACGGCTGTGATCTCCGCTATCCGGCACAAGATGACGACGCTCGGCTTCAACGAGATGGCCACCCCGATCCTCACCGCGACGTCCCCCGAGGGCGCGCGCGACTTCGTGGTGCCGTCCCGGCTGAACCCCGGCAAGTTCTACGCGCTGCCGCAGGCGCCGCAGCAGTTCAAGCAGCTGCTGATGGTCTCCGGCTTCGACCGCTACTTCCAGATCGCGCCGTGCTTCCGCGACGAGGACGCCCGTGCGGACCGCTCGCCCGGCGAGTTCTACCAGCTCGACCTGGAGATGAGCTTCGTCGAGCAGGAGGACGTGTTCGGTCCGGTCGAGAAGCTGATGACCGAGCTGTTCACGGAGTTCGGCCAGGGCCGCGAGGTCACCTCGCCGTTCCCGCGCATCCCCTTCCGCGAGTCGATGCGCAAGTACGGCAGTGACAAGCCGGACCTGCGCGCGCAGTTGGAGCTGCACGACATCTCGGACGTCTTCGAGCATTCCGAGTTCAAGGCGTTCGCGGGCAAGCACGTGCGCGCGCTGCCGGTGCCGGACACGGCGGGTCAGTCGCGGAAGTTCTTCGACCAGCTCGGCGACTACGCGGTGGAGCAGGGCGCGAAAGGCCTGGCCTGGGTGCGTGTCGGTGACGACGGCGCGTTGAGCGGCCCGATCGCGAAGTTCCTCACCGAGGAGAACGTCAAGGTCCTCACCGAGCGCCTGTCGCTCGCCCCGGGCCACGCGGTGTTCTTCGGCGCGGGCGCCTACGACGAGGTCTCGAAGATCATGGGCGCGGTCCGCGTCGAGGCCGCGAAGCGCTCCGGCCACTTCGAGGACGGCGTCTTCCGGTTCTGCTGGATCGTCGACTTCCCGATGTACGAGAAGGACGAGGAGAGCGGCCGGATCGACTTCTCCCACAACCCCTTCTCGATGCCGCAGGGCGGCCTTGAGGCGCTGGAGACGATGGACCCGCTGGACATCCTGGCGTGGCAGTACGACATCGTCTGCAACGGCATCGAGCTGTCCTCCGGCGCGATCCGGAACCACGAGCCCGAGGTCATGATCAAGGCCTTCGGGATCGCCGGGTACGAGCGCGGCGACGTCGAGCGCGACTTCGCCGGCATGCTGCGCGCGCTGCGCTTCGGCGCCCCGCCGCACGGTGGCATCGCCCCGGGCATCGACCGCATGGTGATGCTGCTCGCCGACGAGCCGAACATCCGCGAGACCATCGCCTTCCCGCTCAGCCAGAACGCGCAGGACCTGCTGATGGGCGCGCCGAGCGAGCTCCCGGAGGCGCGGCTGCGCGAGCTGCACATCTCGCTGCGCAAGCCGCAGGGGAAGTGA
- a CDS encoding ATP-binding SpoIIE family protein phosphatase has protein sequence MRTEDVLSAIATGTWRWDTTSHTVSLDAEAARMLGFDARARVVGVPEIRSRVHPVDWNEMDGIIGLAVAEDSLAEVRLRIVDETGRVLRTVRSRSKPYVHGEAGGSRDAAGGLGRMYALVGGLQEVAESEPGTAVSGTHITGDWRRSREAFLLDAGRALAEAHSTEDVLRVAASLSMPGFSPDGLAVFGVTGERIKLIGIYGPMQASEEFDRRLTLDANYAASEVIRTGRAVYIPSPEEYERRYPEMWPYVRPMGRTSWAYLPLVVAGRTLGAWMAAFNQRVAFSPDERSVLTTVARMLAQALARTEIAETERALSQGLQRSMMPRLAPDLPGMSVAARYVPTGGGLVVGGDWYDMIPLPGGSAAEGRFALVIGDVQGHDVRAASLMGQLRIALRAYASEGHRPDAVLARASRFFSGLQQHPIVGSDGLPYEEEDEEAGPRFATCLYLEVDPVTGTIDIARAGHPDPVIRMADGTAIIRKTEGGLPLGIETDSDYPTTRLVLGHGEVIMLCTDGLIETGGHDMFTGWDRLRPIIEQHTDSALDKESLEKLADGLIESVHGPISHYTTGPLAERREDDIALVLLSRDPSSASGGLLAPRRAALTIAQADPERIADARHQLRALMHDWPDEEQVDSAVLMVSEMVTNVLVHTDGDALVSAQTAGESGGRTLRVEVADTSDELPHRRRPGEMASSGRGLVLMEVLADEWGVDPRGDGKMIWFELREQTPAM, from the coding sequence ATGCGCACAGAGGACGTTCTGTCGGCGATCGCGACGGGCACGTGGCGCTGGGACACCACTTCTCACACGGTCTCGCTCGACGCCGAGGCGGCCCGGATGCTGGGGTTCGACGCCAGGGCGAGGGTCGTCGGCGTGCCCGAGATCCGCTCCCGGGTGCATCCGGTCGACTGGAACGAGATGGACGGCATCATCGGCCTCGCCGTCGCCGAGGACAGCCTCGCCGAGGTCCGGCTGCGCATTGTGGACGAGACGGGCCGCGTCCTGCGGACGGTGCGTTCGCGCTCCAAGCCGTACGTGCACGGTGAGGCGGGCGGCTCGCGCGACGCGGCCGGTGGACTCGGCCGGATGTACGCGCTCGTCGGCGGCCTGCAGGAGGTCGCGGAGTCCGAGCCGGGCACGGCCGTCTCCGGTACGCACATCACGGGGGACTGGCGCCGCTCGCGCGAGGCGTTCCTGCTGGACGCGGGCCGGGCGCTGGCGGAGGCCCATTCCACCGAGGACGTGCTCCGGGTCGCCGCGTCGCTGTCGATGCCGGGGTTCTCCCCGGACGGCCTGGCCGTCTTCGGCGTCACGGGGGAGCGGATCAAACTGATCGGGATCTACGGCCCGATGCAGGCCTCCGAGGAGTTCGACCGGCGCCTCACCCTCGACGCGAACTACGCGGCGTCCGAGGTGATCCGCACGGGCCGCGCCGTCTACATCCCCTCCCCCGAGGAGTACGAGCGCCGCTACCCGGAGATGTGGCCGTACGTGCGGCCGATGGGCCGGACGTCCTGGGCGTACCTGCCGCTCGTCGTCGCCGGGCGCACGCTCGGCGCCTGGATGGCCGCGTTCAACCAGCGCGTCGCGTTCTCGCCCGACGAGCGGTCGGTGCTGACGACCGTCGCGCGGATGCTGGCCCAGGCCCTCGCCCGCACCGAGATCGCCGAGACCGAACGCGCGCTCTCGCAGGGTCTCCAGCGCTCGATGATGCCCCGGCTCGCGCCGGACCTGCCCGGCATGTCGGTCGCCGCGCGGTACGTGCCGACCGGCGGCGGCCTGGTCGTCGGCGGCGACTGGTACGACATGATCCCGCTGCCCGGCGGCTCCGCGGCCGAAGGGCGCTTCGCGCTGGTCATCGGGGACGTACAGGGGCACGACGTGCGGGCGGCCAGCCTGATGGGGCAGCTGCGGATCGCCCTTCGCGCGTACGCCTCGGAAGGCCACAGGCCCGACGCGGTGCTCGCCCGCGCGTCCCGCTTCTTCTCCGGGCTCCAGCAGCACCCGATCGTGGGCAGCGACGGGCTTCCGTACGAGGAGGAGGACGAGGAGGCCGGGCCCCGCTTCGCGACCTGCCTCTACCTGGAGGTCGACCCGGTCACCGGCACCATCGACATCGCCCGCGCCGGCCACCCCGACCCGGTGATCCGGATGGCGGACGGCACGGCGATCATCCGCAAGACGGAGGGCGGACTGCCGCTCGGCATCGAGACGGACTCGGACTATCCGACGACCCGGCTGGTCCTCGGCCACGGTGAAGTGATCATGCTGTGCACGGACGGGCTGATCGAGACCGGCGGGCACGACATGTTCACCGGCTGGGACCGGCTGCGGCCGATCATCGAGCAGCACACGGACAGCGCGCTGGACAAGGAGTCCCTGGAGAAGCTGGCGGACGGGCTCATCGAGTCCGTGCACGGGCCGATCTCCCACTACACGACGGGCCCGCTCGCGGAACGGCGTGAGGACGACATCGCCCTGGTGCTGCTCTCCCGCGATCCCTCGTCCGCGAGCGGCGGCTTGCTCGCGCCGCGCCGCGCGGCCCTCACCATCGCGCAGGCCGATCCCGAGCGCATCGCGGACGCCCGCCACCAGCTGCGCGCCCTGATGCACGACTGGCCGGACGAGGAGCAGGTCGACTCGGCGGTCCTGATGGTCTCCGAAATGGTCACGAACGTCCTCGTGCACACCGACGGCGACGCCCTGGTGTCGGCGCAGACGGCGGGCGAGTCGGGTGGCCGCACCCTGCGTGTGGAGGTCGCGGACACGAGCGACGAACTCCCGCACCGGCGCAGGCCCGGCGAGATGGCGTCCAGCGGGCGGGGCCTCGTGCTGATGGAGGTCCTGGCCGACGAATGGGGCGTGGACCCGCGCGGCGACGGCAAGATGATCTGGTTCGAGCTGCGGGAGCAGACGCCCGCGATGTAG
- a CDS encoding ABC transporter permease: MYNPTVARLTYRALLGRRRAAILFILPALLIVISVAVRLVKGADDGTASDLLGSFGIATMVPLIGVIAGTGAIGPEIDDGSIVYLLSKPVKRPTIIVTKLTVAIAVTMAFSAIPTLIAGYILNGNGAQIAVAYTVAALVASIAYSALFLLLGTVSRHAVVIGLVYALVWEALFGSLVPGARTLSVQQWALALAQRIAGHDAVSSDVGLPVAVVLLLVVTVGATWYAGQRLRTLKLAGEE; encoded by the coding sequence ATGTACAACCCCACTGTCGCGCGGCTCACGTACCGCGCCCTGCTGGGCAGGCGCCGGGCCGCGATCCTCTTCATCCTGCCCGCGCTGCTGATCGTGATCTCGGTGGCCGTACGGCTGGTCAAGGGCGCGGACGACGGTACGGCGTCGGACCTGCTGGGCAGTTTCGGCATCGCCACGATGGTGCCGCTGATCGGCGTGATCGCGGGCACCGGCGCGATCGGCCCCGAGATCGACGACGGTTCGATCGTCTACCTGCTGTCGAAGCCGGTGAAGCGGCCCACCATCATCGTCACGAAGCTGACGGTCGCGATCGCCGTGACGATGGCCTTCTCGGCGATCCCGACGCTGATCGCCGGGTACATCCTGAACGGCAACGGCGCGCAGATCGCGGTGGCCTACACCGTCGCCGCGCTGGTCGCGTCGATCGCGTACAGCGCGCTGTTCCTGCTGCTCGGCACGGTCAGCAGGCACGCGGTCGTCATCGGCCTGGTCTACGCGCTGGTGTGGGAGGCGCTGTTCGGCAGCCTGGTCCCGGGTGCGCGGACCCTGAGCGTGCAGCAGTGGGCGCTCGCGCTCGCGCAGCGGATCGCCGGCCACGACGCGGTGTCCTCGGACGTGGGTCTGCCGGTCGCGGTGGTGCTGCTGCTGGTGGTCACCGTCGGGGCGACCTGGTACGCCGGACAGCGGCTGCGGACGCTGAAGCTGGCGGGCGAGGAGTAG
- a CDS encoding dihydrofolate reductase family protein, with amino-acid sequence MRDIVLSLSVSLDGFFEGPGGDISWHRVDDELHQHLNDRLRTMGGFLTGRATHELMAAYWPTADAGPAASGPTAEFAGIWRSMPKTVYSRTLAPGPAPWNATVVPEVVVADVRALKAQEGGDLVVGGPNLAATFLRHGLVDEFRTYVHPVLVGGGTRLFPEVPFAGADRAVGLRLVESRTFGNGVVLLRHRVDADDPALEGRRQ; translated from the coding sequence ATGCGCGACATCGTCCTGTCCCTGTCCGTGTCGCTGGACGGGTTCTTCGAGGGGCCCGGCGGCGACATCAGCTGGCACCGGGTCGACGACGAACTCCACCAGCACCTCAACGACCGGCTCCGCACCATGGGCGGTTTCCTCACCGGCCGCGCCACCCACGAGCTGATGGCGGCGTACTGGCCGACCGCCGACGCCGGCCCGGCGGCCTCCGGGCCCACCGCCGAGTTCGCCGGGATCTGGCGCTCGATGCCGAAGACCGTGTACTCCCGCACGCTCGCGCCGGGCCCCGCGCCCTGGAACGCGACCGTGGTGCCGGAGGTCGTCGTGGCGGACGTACGCGCCCTGAAGGCACAGGAGGGCGGGGACCTCGTGGTCGGCGGCCCGAACCTCGCGGCGACGTTCCTGCGGCACGGCCTGGTCGACGAGTTCCGTACCTACGTGCATCCGGTCCTCGTCGGGGGCGGCACCCGGCTGTTCCCCGAAGTGCCCTTCGCCGGGGCGGACCGTGCGGTGGGGCTGCGGCTCGTGGAGAGCCGCACCTTCGGCAACGGGGTCGTCCTCCTGCGCCACCGTGTGGACGCGGACGACCCGGCCCTGGAGGGCCGTCGGCAGTAG